Proteins encoded in a region of the Manduca sexta isolate Smith_Timp_Sample1 chromosome 9, JHU_Msex_v1.0, whole genome shotgun sequence genome:
- the LOC115443294 gene encoding luciferin 4-monooxygenase yields the protein MERASDLNFHMGQLFLDSMKRRPDAICQIDHATGEQETNASVLKRSIRLARCFRKLGFKPGDVLALGGRNHMDLFIPYYAALMNGLPIVGVDPLFKFDEINTVIKTTRPKVAFCQKENYCDFVKAAEQANIDTKVFTFDGENPMAELIEQYDDNSPIDDFQVATFDLSKIYAWLVSSGGTTGIIKFAAFTHMAWFQKMMSPALTMFNKKKAEELTPRNGLHISPIQWISGFFNPIIMPLTKMTRVQSSSPNLTTGDIIDMINIYKPATVMMSPTLASSMIKHEKVCDFACFNMVILTGGKVYPDVWSEVQKRTREDAAVFEIYGQTENLGPIFLPNPKGPVGNCGKRSDAVLVKLIDPDTGKEITEPGVPGELWTKGICFAEYYNNPEETAKAFTEDGWFKTGDLLYRDAEDNFFFVERLKMVIKNRGYTIVPPEIEEVIRQHEGVYDVSVTSVDDADEGDLPVACVVRNKGANVTAQEIKDLVASKLSASKQLRGGVAFMDALPMTSAGKIARAKLKTMVADLQRE from the exons ATTGATCACGCGACTGGCGAACAAGAAACCAATGCATCAGTATTAAAGCGGTCTATACGGTTAGCGAGATGCTTCAGAAAACTGGGATTCAAGCCCGGGGATGTTCTAGCTCTTGGAGGCAGAAACCACATGGATTTGTTCATTCCGTATTATGCGGCATTAATGAACGGGCTGCCCATAGTTGGCGTGGATCCTTTGTTTAAGTTTG ATGAAATTAACACGGTGATAAAAACTACTAGGCCAAAAGTAGCGTTCTgtcaaaaagaaaattattgtgACTTTGTAAAGGCAGCAGAACAAGCAAATATAGATACCAAAGTCTTCACTTTCGATGGTGAGAATCCCATGGCTGAATTGATCGAGCAGTATGATGACAATTCACCAATAGACGATTTTCA ggtAGCAACGTTCGACCTGAGCAAAATATACGCGTGGCTCGTCAGCTCTGGTGGCACAACAGGGATAATCAAATTCGCAGCATTCACACACATGGCCTGGTTCCAGAAAATGATGAGCCCAGCGTTGACAatgtttaataagaaaaaagc GGAAGAACTAACACCAAGAAATGGCCTGCATATATCACCAATTCAATGGATATCCGGGTTCTTCAATCCGATCATAATGCCGTTGACAAAAATGACGAGAGTGCAAAGTTCTTCGCCGAATTTAACCACAGGAGACATTATCGACatgattaatatatataaa CCCGCAACAGTCATGATGAGCCCGACTCTAGCGTCCTCTATGATAAAGCACGAGAAGGTCTGTGACTTTGCCTGCTTTAACATGGTCATATTGACCGGGGGCAAGGTGTATCCGGATGTATGGAGCGAAGTTCAG aaaagaacAAGAGAAGACGCTGCGGTTTTCGAAATTTATGGCCAAACGGAGAATTTGGGGCCAATTTTCTTACCAAATCCCAAGGGGCCGGTTGGAAACTGCGGCAAGAGATCTGACGCTGTACTAGTGAAG CTAATAGATCCAGACACGGGTAAAGAAATTACAGAGCCAGGCGTTCCCGGTGAATTATGGACAAAAGGAATTTGTTTTGCG GAGTACTATAACAATCCTGAAGAAACAGCGAAAGCGTTTACTGAAGACGGATGGTTCAAAACCGGCGATTTATTGTATAGAGATGCGGAAGATAACTTCTTCTTTGTGGAGAGGTTGAAAATGGTCATCAAAAATAGAGGTTACACG ATAGTACCTCCAGAAATAGAGGAGGTGATCAGACAGCACGAAGGAGTTTATGACGTAAGCGTGACGTCAGTAGACGACGCGGACGAAGGAGATTTGCCAGTAGCGTGCGTCGTCCGAAACAAGGGTGCCAACGTCACCGCCCAAGAGATCAAGGACTTGGTTGCTA gTAAACTATCCGCAAGTAAACAGTTACGAGGAGGTGTAGCATTTATGGACGCCCTTCCAATGACATCTGCAGGGAAAATAGCCCGTGCAAAACTAAAAACAATGGTGGCCGATCTACAGAGAGAATAA